The following DNA comes from Streptomyces sp. Ag109_O5-10.
CGGCGCCGCGAACCTGGCCGGCCTGCTCGACATCGACCTCGTGCTGCTCGGCGGCCGGACGATCGCCGCCGCGCCGGAGCCCTTCGTACGCGGGGTCGCCGCCGTCCTCGACGCCCACACCCGGCGGGAGGGCAGCCTGCGAACCGCCGTCCCCGTCCGTCTCGCTCCCGGCGGCGGCCGCGGCGTCGCGGAGGGCGCGGCCCAACTGCTCCTCGCCCCCCTCTTCGGCCGCGCGGACGGCTGACCGCGCCGCGGCAGCCACCGAAGAGGCGCGACCAGCCGAGTGGGCGGGGCGTTGTGAGCACCGTGGGTGCAGCCGCCCCAGGGGCGCGGGGAACTGCGCGGTCGGCCCCCACCGGCGCGCAGGTGGTCACCGACCGTTCGGCACCGCCCGGATCCGCCGTCGTGGCGGGTCGCCGTTGCGGTGGGGTGGGGGAGGGCGGCGATCAGCCGAACCGGCGGGGTGGGGGGAGCGGTGGTCAGCCGAACCGGCGGGGCGTTGTGGGCACCGTGGGTGCAGCCGACCTGGGGGCGCGGGGAACTGCGCGGTCGGCCCCCACCGGCCCGCGGGTGGTCACCGACCGTTCGGCACCGCCCGGATCCGCCGACGTGGCGGGTCGCCGTTGCGGCGGGGTGGGGGAGGGCGGCGAGCAGCCGAACCGGCGGGGTGGGGGAGCGGCGGTCAGCCGACCCGGTGGGGTGGGGGGAGCGGCGGTCAGCCGAACCGGCGGGGCGTTGTGAGCATCGTGGGTGCAGCCGACCTGGGGGCGCGGGGAACTGCGCGGTCGGCCCCCACCGGCCCGCAGGTGGCGACCGACCGTTCGGCACCGCCGGGATCCGCCGTCGTGGCGGGTCGCTGTTGCGGTGGGGTGGGGGAGGGCGGCGATCAGCCGAACCGGCGGGGTTGGGGGAGGGCGGCGGTCAGCCGAACCGGCGGGTGGGGGGAGCGGCGCTCAGTCGAACCGGCGGGGCGTTGTGGGCATCGTGGGTGCAGCTGACCTGGGGGCGCGGGGAACTGCGCGGTCGGCCCGCCACCGGCCGCGGGGTACCGGCCGGGTCCGTCGGCGCGGCCGTTCGGGCGGAGTGGGGCGGCTTGTGCGGAGTGGCAGACGGTGGTGGCGGTCCGCGCCCGGCAGGCTCACCTGTTCATGCGCATGCGACTGAGCACCCCCCTGTCCCTCTGCCTGGCCGCCGCAGCCGCCGTACTCGTCCCCGCGCCGCAGGCGACGGCCGCCCCCGCCGTCGCCGAGGCCTCCTGCGCGGCCGCGGGCCAGCAGGGGTTCCCCCTCACCACCCGCCTCCACGACGGCCCCTCGTCCTACGAGCCCGGGGGCGGCTTCGGCACCTGGTACCTCGACCTCACCAACAACACCAGCCACACCTGCGCCGACGTCCACCCGGTCGTCGTGCTCGTCGACGACAAGAAGGCCCTCAAGCCGTCCCAGACCGAGCTGGAGTTCTACGACGGCCCGCGCACCCGCCCGGTCCCGCTGACGGAGACCGACGAGTCCGAGCTGGTCGGCGTCTTCGACGGGACCGACTTCCCGGGGCTCACCGTGGCGCCCGGTGCGACCGTCTCGGTCAAGGTGAGACTGGCGATCACCTCCGACGCCGTACGCAACGGGGTCACGGCCAGCGCGGCCGCCGTGCAGCGCCAGGGGTCGGACGGCGCGTGGGTGGGCGAGTCGAACGACTACCGCTTCGGCATCGGCGGCGAGGCACCGCCGCTGCCGCCCGCGAGCGTGGCCCCCGCCGTGCCGTCCAGCGGCTCCTCGCAGGTCGGCCCGGAGACGCCCGCGCAGACGGCCGCGGGGACCAGCAGTGCCAGTCCCGACACCAGCCCGGGGGCCAGCCCCGGAGTCACCCCGGGCGACAGCGCCCCGCCCTTCACCGACGAGGCCGGCGGCATGCGGGACGGCCACCGGGACGGCCGGGACGGCCGTGACGGCCGGGAGGCCTGGGACCGCCGCCGGGAGGCCTGGGAAAACCGCGGCGCCTGGGGTGCCGAGGGCCCCTGGGAGGCCGGGGAACGCGCCCGCGAACTGGCCCGCACCGGCCTCGGCCTGGCCCACGGGCTGTTCACGGCCTCCGTCGCCCTGCTCGCCGTAGGGGCAAGCGCCTTCCTGCTGGCACGCCGACGGCGGTGACCGCGGTCGGCCGTCGGGGGAGCTCCAGGGCCAGGCTCGTACGGCCGTGCAGACCCGGAGACCAGGAAGGCGGCGGCCGGCCGCCCACCGGCAGTTGAACGGGGCATTCCCGGGTGATCCGGTGTGTGTCTAGGCTGGGGCGTCGGTACGCCGTGGTTCCGGCGCCCCAAACGCACCCGCACGCCTGGAGACGCACCACATGGCAGAGCGCAAGCCCATCGAGTCGTGGCTCACCGACATGGACGGGGTCCTCATCCACGAGGGGGTTCCGATCCCCGGAGCGGACGCCTTCCTCAAGAAGCTGCGGGAGTCCGGACGGCCGTTCCTGGTGCTCACCAACAACTCCATCTACACCGCCCGTGACCTGCACGCACGGCTGCGCCGGATGGGACTCGACGTGCCGGTGGAGAACATCTGGACCTCGGCGCTGGCCACCGCCCAGTTCCTGGACGACCAGCGGCCCGGCGGCAGCGCCTACGTCATCGGCGAGGCCGGGCTGACCACCGCCCTGCACGACATCGGGTACATCCTCACCGACCACGAGCCCGACTTCGTCATCCTCGGCGAGACCCGCACCTACTCCTTCGAGGCGCTGACCAAGGCCGTGCGGCTGATCAACGGCGGCGCCCGGTTCATCGCCACCAACCCCGACAACGTCGGCCCGTCCGTGGAGGGCGACCTGCCCGCCACCGGCTCGGTCGCCGCGCTGATCACCGCCGCGACCGGCAAGAAGCCGTACTTCGTCGGCAAGCCCAACCCGCTGATGATGCGGGCCGGCCTGAACGCGCTCGGCGCCCACTCGGAGACCTCGGCGATGATCGGCGACCGCATGGACACCGACGTCCTCGCGGGCCTGGAGGCCGGGATGCGCACCTTCCTGGTGCTGTCCGGCGTCACCCAGCCGGACGAGGTCGACCGCTACCCGTTCCGGCCATCCGAGGTCGTGGACTCGATCGCGGACCTCGTCGACCGGATCTGAACCGACTCCGGATCACTCCGGATCACTCCGGATCACTCCGGATCACTCCGGATCGCTCCTGATCGACTCCGAACACGGCTGCGACCGTCGGGCACCAAACCTGAGACCACCCGTACGGAGCAACAAGGCGCCCCCAGAGGATGCGGGGGCGCCCCGTGCGGGGGAGCCTCCAGATATCTGGAGGTTCACGATGGGCTCAATTCCCCTCACTTTCTGTACCGGACTCCTGGTCTGCGCCGCCGGTCTCGCCCCGGCGGCGGCCCTCGCGGCGGACGGCCAGGGCGTCACCGTGACCCCTGCTTCCCCGTCCGCCGGATCCGTGGTGGCGCTGCGGGCGAGCGGCTGCTCCGGTACGACCGGCACCGCCGCCTCGACGGCCTTCGTCACGGACGTCCACCTGGCCGGTACCGGCGGTGACCTGACCGGCCAGGCCCAGGTCCGCTCCACGGCCGGCGCCGG
Coding sequences within:
- a CDS encoding HAD-IIA family hydrolase — its product is MAERKPIESWLTDMDGVLIHEGVPIPGADAFLKKLRESGRPFLVLTNNSIYTARDLHARLRRMGLDVPVENIWTSALATAQFLDDQRPGGSAYVIGEAGLTTALHDIGYILTDHEPDFVILGETRTYSFEALTKAVRLINGGARFIATNPDNVGPSVEGDLPATGSVAALITAATGKKPYFVGKPNPLMMRAGLNALGAHSETSAMIGDRMDTDVLAGLEAGMRTFLVLSGVTQPDEVDRYPFRPSEVVDSIADLVDRI